Genomic window (Mus pahari unplaced genomic scaffold, PAHARI_EIJ_v1.1 scaffold_15501_1, whole genome shotgun sequence):
CCAACTCTATAAAGATGGAAACCTGTATACAACAGTcacaaagaacaaacagaagccaGCAAACAAGAGTGAATTCTCAATCTCAGATGTAGACTATCAANATGCAGGGCAATATCAATGTGCCTACAGGACGCAGGCTGAATCATCAGACTACAGTGACCCCCTGGATCTAGTGGTGACAGGTGAGAGAACACACCGGGTCCTAGGCCTCAGGGTTTGACTGTCCAGACTTGGCTCTGTTAACAGGAATGCCCAGTCTCACTGTGGGGACATCAGAGCCAAGGAGGATAAAGAGGTCTGGGGACACTTAACTgactcctccttctctcctaggAGCCTATGAGAAACCCAGGCTTTCAGCCAAGACCAGCCCTGTGGTGACTTCAGGAGGGTATGTCACCCTACAGTGTGAGTCCAGGCAGAGCTATCACAGGCTCATTCTGACTGTAGAAGGACCACAGAAGCTCTCCTGGAGGGAGAACTCACAGTATGACTACTCTATAAGGAAGTACCATGCCCTGTTCTCTGTGGGCCCTGTGACCNCCAACCAGAGATGGATATACAGATGCTACAGTTACAACACGAACGAACCATATGTGTGGTCAGCTCCTAGTGAACCCCTGGAGCTCCTGGTCTCAGGTGAGGAACCCCAGCCTTTTCATACAATGATATTGAAATGATACAGGTGTTCAGAGACCACttggtgtgttttgtgtgtggaCACTCAGTTTCCTGTGCTCTTTAACACAGAGCACAGGAAACAGTGTGTCCAAAGACACAGAATTCAAGACTCACAGTGACAGCCAAGCCCAGAGTTCCCAGTAGGGAGATGATTCTTTATGAGGGCTTCTGTTATTCTGGATCAGCTTCAGCACAATCCACCAGAGCTCAGAAATTCTGGAATAACAGAGGGAGGAAGGCTGATAGTAGCTAGAGAGGTTGAGGATACCAGGAGGACACAACCTGCAGAACACAGAATCAACGAAGCAGGAATCACAGGGCCTGCATGGTTGTGCCCCAGGATCTCTGTATACATGCTGTGGCTGatccaaataaaatattttttagtggTAGGGGGGTTCTatttcactgtgtagtcttgaTTTAATGTCCtggactctctctgtagaccaggttggcttccaactcagaaattcacctgcctctgcctcctgagtgcacagATTAAATGTGTAGGCCACAACCACATGGCTTGTTTCAGGTTCTTATTGGTATCCAgagagtgggagtggggatgTCTCTGACACTTGTGCCTACACATGGAATCTTTGTGCTCACACTGGCTTGCCTTGCCCAGTACTAATATTAGGGTATGGACTAGTGTTCTCGCATCTTGTTACCCCATGTTCAGTCGATATCACTGAAAAGTCTTCTATTCTCTGAAACAGAGGAGCAGTGAAtctggtggaggtggaggtggggaggactGTGTCATattaggaaggagggaagaatggGAGGGTGTCTTCtggtgtattgtatgagagaagaataagtgAAAAAGACAAAGTCAACATCCATTGGTGGGACATTCTCTGTGCCACTTTTAAACACACCCATGTGCTTCTCTCTGACTTCTATGTAGGGAGCCTCCAAAAACCAACCATCAAGGCTGAACCAGGTCCTGTGATCGCCTCCAGAAGAGAAATGACCATCTGGTGTCAGGGGAACCTGGAtgcagaaatatattttctgcaTAAAGAAGGAAGCCAAAACACACAGAGCTCACAAGCCCTACAGGAGTCTGGTTACAAGGGCAAGTTCTTCATCCCTTCTGTGACAGGACAACATGCAGGGCAATATCGTTGTTATTGTTACAGCTCAGCTGGTTGGTCACAGCCCAGTGACACCCTGGAGCTGGTGGTGACAGGTGAGGGGACAGTTAGATTCTCAACCCCAGGTTCTGCTCTCAGGAGTTTCCCACCCCAAAAAGTATTACAAGAGAACATTATGACAGTATGAGAGCATGTAACAGATTGCCTGCTTCTTTCCTAGGAATGTATAACTACTATAAACTCAGGCTGTCTGCACTGCCCAGCCCTGTGGTGACAGTAGGAGAGAACATAACCCTCAAATGTGTCTCACAGAATAATTACGATAAGTTNATTCTCACCAAGGAAGATAAGAAATTCACAAGCTCCCTGGACACACAGTATATACATTCTGATGGAGTGTACCAAGCCCTATTTTTGGGGGGACCCATGACCCCAAATCATACAGGGACATTCAGATGTTATGGCTACTACAAGAATACCCCACANNNNNNNNNNNNNNNNNNNNNNNNNNNNNNNNNNNNNNNNNNNNNNNNNNNNNNNNNNNNNNNNNNNNNNNNNNNNNNNNNNNNNNNNNNNNNNNNNNNNNNNNNNNNNNNNNNNNNNNNNNNNNNNNNNNNNNNNNNNNNNNNNNNNNNNNNNNNNNNNNNNNNNNNNNNNNNNNNNNNNNNNNNNNNNNNNNNNNNNNNNNNNNNNNNNNNNNNNNNNNNNNNNNNNNNNNNNNNNNNNNNNNNNNNNNNNNNNNNNNNNNNNNNNNNNNNNNNNNNNNNNNNNNNNNNNNNNNNNNNNNNNNNNNNNNNNNNNNNNNNNNNNNNNNNNNNNNNNNNNNNNNNNNNNNNNNNNNNNNNNNNNNCATGGCCAACTTCACACTGGGCTATGTGAGCCACACCACTGGAGGCCAATACAGATGCTATGGGGCACACAACCTCTCCTCTGAGTGGTCAGCCTCCAGTGACCCCAAGGACATCATGATCACAGGTGAGGAACTCAACAGACTCAATCAGGAACCCAGCATCTTCTCCGGCTCTCATGGGGGAGCTGATAGCCAGGATGTAGACAGGAATcctaagcaggagtgggtgaagaAGAGAACAGGAGCTGAGCTCATTCAGAGAAAAGAGTCAGAGGCCCAGGTTCTCAGGGTGGAGTCATGTGTGACTGGAGCTCAGAAGCCAGCCTCtcatcctccctcttctctttagTACAGCTCCGTATCACTCCTTCCCTCTCAGTGAAGCCTAACTCCACAGTANACTCGGGAGAGAACGTGACCCTGCTGTGTTGGTCAATGTACTCTGTGGACACTTTCATTCTGTCCAAGGAGGGATCAGCCCAGCAACCCCTGCAACTAAAATCAAAGTACCACGATCAGCACTTCCAGGCAGAGTTCTCCATGAGTGCTGTGACCTCCCATCTCTCAGGCACCTACAGGTGCTATGGATCTCAAGACTCATCTGTCTACCTGTTGTCATATGCCAGTGCCCCTGTGGAGCTCACCGTCTCAGGTGAGGTGATCCTGACATCTCAGAGTGGCTTTCAATTAACACTGTACCAGAACTCTTGACTGGGGTGAGATTAAAGACACAACAGGAATGGTTAGACATAAGGCACATTCCTCAGCACACAACTGGATACCAGCAATGGTCCTTCCTGTAATGCTCACTCACCTTGAGGAGTTTACAGGGCATGTGTAagagaggcagcaggaagaacatcctcttcttgttctgtttcctAGGAACCAGTGAATCCTCCACCTGGTCTCCCAAAAAGCCCTTCTCACCAATTCGTAAGTATCACACACATCCTTGTAGGGACTGTGATGCAAACACAGGCAGCCTAACAACCAGCTCCTGTTATTGACACTTCTAATTTCTCAGACATGTCACCTTGGGAGTATCAGAGACCAACAAATACCCCAAAAGAGAAACCAGAGGCTGGGGCTTAACTGTTGGGATATAGAAGGTAGCATCCAAAGAGAGGCATTGGGCCTCAACTTGGATGATGAGGCAGGTGGGTAAGATTGTGAGCAAAGAACCCAGAAAGTCACCTCCCATAATATCCCTAAGAAACAAACATTT
Coding sequences:
- the LOC110314713 gene encoding leukocyte immunoglobulin-like receptor subfamily B member 3A — translated: LYKDGNLYTTVTKNKQKPANKSEFSISDVDYQXAGQYQCAYRTQAESSDYSDPLDLVVTGAYEKPRLSAKTSPVVTSGGYVTLQCESRQSYHRLILTVEGPQKLSWRENSQYDYSIRKYHALFSVGPVTXNQRWIYRCYSYNTNEPYVWSAPSEPLELLVSGSLQKPTIKAEPGPVIASRREMTIWCQGNLDAEIYFLHKEGSQNTQSSQALQESGYKGKFFIPSVTGQHAGQYRCYCYSSAGWSQPSDTLELVVTGMYNYYKLRLSALPSPVVTVGENITLKCVSQNNYDKXILTKEDKKFTSSLDTQYIHSDGVYQALFLGGPMTPNHTGTFRCYGYYKNTPSEWSASSDPKDIMITVQLRITPSLSVKPNSTVXSGENVTLLCWSMYSVDTFILSKEGSAQQPLQLKSKYHDQHFQAEFSMSAVTSHLSGTYRCYGSQDSSVYLLSYASAPVELTVSGTSESSTWSPKKPFSPI